The proteins below are encoded in one region of Campylobacter rectus:
- a CDS encoding phosphatidate cytidylyltransferase — MKTRIITGVALFAAVLVIFFVDSYMLNFAILGFVLYTAFGEAGKLYGLQESSLALVAVIFYLLTPFSNPVFIAILAVLLVVSFLAHFKSENLTPALPFLYPMTPIFLIWMLYSQYGVGYLAWLILTVVACDSGAFFVGKFCGKRAFSETSPNKTWEGVAGGIAVATVFGAGFGWVLTDSFWHSLITAFLVAVFGVWGDLFESYLKRRAGVKDSGTLLPGHGGMLDRVDGYLFGVAAMLWTLSW, encoded by the coding sequence ATGAAAACGCGTATAATCACCGGCGTCGCGCTATTTGCGGCGGTTTTGGTCATCTTTTTCGTCGATAGTTATATGTTAAATTTCGCCATTTTAGGCTTCGTGCTTTACACGGCCTTTGGCGAAGCCGGGAAGCTCTACGGCCTACAAGAAAGCTCCCTTGCTCTCGTAGCGGTTATTTTTTACCTGCTTACGCCCTTTTCAAACCCCGTGTTTATCGCTATTTTAGCGGTTTTGCTCGTGGTTAGTTTTCTCGCGCACTTTAAGAGCGAAAATCTAACGCCCGCTCTGCCGTTTTTGTATCCGATGACGCCGATTTTTCTCATCTGGATGCTTTATTCGCAGTATGGCGTGGGCTACTTGGCGTGGCTGATTTTAACGGTCGTGGCGTGCGATAGCGGTGCGTTTTTCGTCGGTAAATTTTGCGGCAAACGCGCCTTTAGCGAGACTTCGCCGAACAAAACCTGGGAAGGCGTCGCAGGCGGTATCGCCGTGGCTACAGTCTTTGGCGCGGGCTTTGGCTGGGTGCTGACCGATAGCTTTTGGCATAGCCTCATCACGGCGTTTTTGGTTGCGGTTTTCGGCGTTTGGGGCGATCTTTTCGAGAGCTACTTAAAGCGCCGAGCCGGCGTCAAAGATAGCGGCACGCTGCTGCCCGGCCACGGCGGTATGCTTGACCGCGTCGACGGCTATCTTTTCGGCGTTGCCGCGATGCTCTGGACGCTATCGTGGTAG
- the dxr gene encoding 1-deoxy-D-xylulose-5-phosphate reductoisomerase yields the protein MVVLGSTGSIGTNTLNLARKFGLSVEALSCASNYELLNEQIAEFKPKCVCIAEPKFAKFVKHKRVFAGAQGICDMLKECESERVVNSLVGFVGLAPSLTAQKLGKKLALANKESLVVGGKFLDRGSINPIDSEHFGLKFLLANKTPVARLVITASGGAFYKTPLKSLKDARAADALKHPNWSMGAKITIDSATMANKLFEVLEAFWLYGVRDIEALIERTSTVHALVEFADGSTTAHLSKTDMILAIAHAVLGKDGVLNLSAADAKNRQIVPNLDLKTLKNIKFGEINLKKYPIFSLKDQALQNPDLGVAINAANEVAVYKFLRGECGFLDISRTVLAAAKRFENEKIESESGIFEVDLEVRKWAEKSLK from the coding sequence GTGGTAGTGCTGGGCTCGACGGGCTCGATCGGGACGAATACCCTAAATCTAGCCCGTAAATTCGGCCTTAGCGTCGAAGCGCTGAGCTGCGCGTCAAACTACGAGCTTTTAAACGAGCAAATCGCCGAATTTAAGCCTAAATGCGTCTGCATCGCCGAGCCCAAATTTGCTAAATTCGTAAAACACAAGCGCGTTTTTGCAGGCGCGCAGGGCATCTGCGATATGCTAAAAGAGTGCGAGAGCGAGCGCGTCGTAAACTCTCTAGTGGGCTTTGTGGGACTGGCTCCGAGCCTGACGGCGCAAAAGCTGGGCAAAAAGCTAGCGCTTGCCAACAAAGAAAGCCTCGTCGTGGGCGGCAAATTTTTAGATAGGGGCTCGATAAATCCGATAGATAGCGAGCATTTCGGGCTAAAATTCTTGCTCGCCAACAAAACCCCGGTCGCTAGGCTAGTCATCACGGCCTCGGGCGGCGCTTTTTATAAAACACCGCTAAAATCCCTAAAAGACGCCCGCGCCGCAGATGCGCTAAAGCATCCCAACTGGAGCATGGGCGCAAAAATCACGATCGACAGCGCGACGATGGCGAACAAGCTTTTTGAGGTGCTGGAGGCCTTTTGGCTCTACGGCGTGCGGGATATCGAGGCACTCATCGAGCGCACGTCCACGGTGCACGCGCTGGTGGAGTTTGCTGACGGCTCGACTACGGCGCATCTATCTAAAACCGATATGATTTTAGCCATCGCGCATGCGGTTTTGGGTAAGGACGGGGTGTTAAATTTGAGCGCGGCCGATGCGAAAAACAGGCAAATCGTGCCGAATTTGGACCTAAAAACATTGAAAAATATAAAATTTGGCGAGATAAATTTGAAAAAATATCCTATCTTTTCGCTAAAAGACCAAGCTTTGCAAAACCCGGATCTTGGCGTTGCGATAAATGCCGCAAACGAAGTCGCGGTGTATAAATTTTTGCGCGGCGAGTGCGGATTTTTGGACATTTCGCGAACGGTTTTGGCTGCGGCAAAGAGGTTTGAAAACGAGAAGATAGAGAGCGAGAGTGGGATCTTTGAAGTGGATTTAGAAGTAAGGAAGTGGGCGGAAAAGTCGCTTAAATAG
- a CDS encoding uracil-xanthine permease family protein — MEKYEGYNLRLRDALVGVQFLFVAFGALVLVPILTGLDTSVALFTAGVGTLMFQLVTRKNIPPIFLASSFAFIAPLSFGVKEWGIAATMGGVIAAGLFYVALSLLVRLRGEGFLHKILPPVVVGPVIMTIGLILSPAAVNMVMGKGVPYTQAQSLSIALVSLATVIVVMMFGRGMLRLVPILCGIAAGYCVSLFVGIVDFTPILSAPWFALPSFTAPVFKLEAVIYMVPIAIAPAIEHIGDMLAISNVTKENFLKNPGLKNTLLGDGLATSLAGCFGGPPNTTYSEVTGAVSITKAYNPAIMTFAALAAILLAFVGKLGAALSTIPAPVIGGIMLLLFGIIASVGMETLIKNGVDLAEPRNMIIVALIFVCAIGGMVLDFGAMSFSGVGLGALIGITLNLVLPKTKHFEGY, encoded by the coding sequence ATGGAAAAATACGAAGGCTACAATCTCAGGCTACGCGACGCTCTCGTCGGCGTACAGTTTTTATTCGTGGCGTTTGGCGCGCTCGTGCTAGTGCCGATTTTGACGGGGCTTGACACGTCCGTGGCGCTATTTACGGCAGGTGTCGGCACGCTGATGTTTCAGCTCGTCACGCGCAAAAATATCCCGCCGATTTTTCTGGCTAGTAGCTTCGCGTTCATCGCGCCGCTAAGCTTTGGCGTCAAAGAGTGGGGCATCGCCGCGACAATGGGCGGAGTGATCGCGGCAGGGCTGTTTTACGTGGCTCTGAGCTTGCTCGTTAGGCTTAGGGGCGAGGGGTTTTTGCATAAAATTTTACCGCCCGTAGTCGTCGGACCCGTCATTATGACGATCGGCCTCATCCTCTCGCCCGCGGCCGTAAATATGGTCATGGGCAAGGGGGTGCCCTATACGCAGGCGCAATCGCTTTCTATCGCGCTCGTATCGCTTGCGACGGTCATCGTCGTTATGATGTTCGGGCGAGGCATGCTGCGCCTCGTGCCGATACTTTGCGGCATCGCGGCCGGATACTGCGTGTCGCTGTTTGTCGGGATCGTGGATTTTACGCCGATTTTGTCCGCGCCGTGGTTTGCGCTGCCAAGCTTTACCGCGCCGGTTTTTAAGCTTGAAGCGGTGATCTACATGGTGCCTATCGCCATCGCGCCCGCGATCGAGCATATCGGCGATATGCTTGCGATCAGCAACGTCACGAAGGAAAATTTCCTAAAAAATCCGGGGCTTAAAAACACTCTGCTAGGCGATGGGCTTGCGACATCGCTGGCGGGCTGTTTCGGCGGACCGCCGAACACCACTTACTCCGAGGTCACGGGTGCGGTTAGCATCACGAAGGCTTATAATCCCGCCATTATGACCTTTGCTGCGCTTGCGGCGATACTGCTAGCTTTCGTGGGCAAGCTCGGTGCCGCGCTCTCCACGATCCCCGCTCCCGTCATCGGCGGCATTATGCTGCTGCTTTTCGGTATCATCGCTAGCGTGGGTATGGAGACCCTGATCAAAAACGGCGTGGATCTGGCCGAGCCGCGCAATATGATCATCGTCGCGCTTATCTTTGTGTGTGCGATTGGCGGCATGGTGCTGGATTTTGGCGCGATGAGCTTTAGCGGCGTGGGACTTGGCGCGCTCATCGGCATCACGCTAAATTTGGTGCTACCGAAGACCAAGCATTTTGAGGGGTACTAA